From the genome of Geminocystis herdmanii PCC 6308, one region includes:
- a CDS encoding TIGR04283 family arsenosugar biosynthesis glycosyltransferase, protein MPINLSVIIPVINEEKNLIKILANLKKYPDIEFIFVDGGSQDNTVKLIKQANFKVILSPILRRSYQMNLGAENAQGEILLFLHGDTLLPPNYHQIIKEIVNQKDFILGAFTLNIDNKKSIFRLLEIMVNVRSNYLSLPYGDQGIFLKKEVFEQLGKYQDIAIMEDFELVKKAQKHGKIYLAKSAVTTSSRRWDKLGIIKTTLINQLIIMGYYLKISPEKLALFYGRMKK, encoded by the coding sequence ATGCCCATTAATCTTAGCGTTATTATTCCCGTTATTAATGAAGAAAAAAACTTAATTAAAATCTTAGCAAATCTTAAAAAATATCCCGATATTGAATTTATTTTTGTCGATGGAGGAAGTCAAGATAATACTGTTAAATTAATCAAACAAGCTAACTTTAAAGTTATTTTATCTCCTATTTTACGCCGTAGTTATCAAATGAATTTAGGGGCTGAAAATGCTCAAGGTGAGATTTTATTATTTCTTCATGGGGATACTTTATTACCTCCAAATTATCATCAAATAATTAAAGAAATTGTTAATCAAAAAGATTTTATTCTAGGAGCTTTTACCTTAAATATTGATAATAAAAAATCTATTTTTCGTCTTTTAGAAATTATGGTAAATGTTCGATCGAACTATCTATCATTACCCTATGGAGATCAAGGAATTTTTCTCAAAAAAGAAGTTTTTGAACAATTAGGAAAATATCAAGATATAGCCATTATGGAAGATTTTGAATTAGTCAAAAAAGCTCAAAAACACGGTAAAATTTATTTAGCAAAATCAGCAGTAACTACATCATCCAGAAGATGGGATAAACTAGGAATTATCAAAACTACTTTGATTAATCAATTAATAATTATGGGTTACTATCTTAAAATTTCTCCTGAAAAATTAGCTCTTTTTTATGGTAGAATGAAAAAATAA
- the trpC gene encoding indole-3-glycerol phosphate synthase TrpC, translating to MKIRRQQPSPTVAVESLRYQIKLPDSEPQNILEKIVWHKEKEVEKMRDRMSLLDLRKKVAELTSSPLDFLGALTNSVKKPALIAEVKKASPSKGVIKPDFDPISIAQSYEKGGASCLSVLTDAEFFQGSFENLAKVRNAVKLPLLCKEFIIYPYQIYLARLNGADAVLLIASILKDTDLRYFLKIIHSLKMTALIEVHTLEELDRVLTLDEVKLIGINNRNLENFEVSLDTTKNILSARKETIINRNILIVSESGLYTKNDLDFVQNAGANAVLIGESLIKQDDLESAIKNLYK from the coding sequence ATGAAAATTCGTCGTCAACAACCATCACCAACCGTTGCTGTAGAAAGTCTCCGTTATCAAATAAAATTACCTGATAGTGAGCCTCAAAATATTTTAGAAAAAATTGTTTGGCATAAAGAAAAAGAAGTGGAAAAAATGCGCGATCGAATGTCATTATTAGATTTGCGTAAAAAAGTTGCTGAATTAACTTCTTCTCCCCTTGATTTTCTTGGTGCTTTAACCAATTCTGTCAAAAAACCTGCCCTAATTGCAGAAGTTAAAAAAGCCTCCCCCAGTAAAGGAGTTATTAAACCAGATTTTGACCCCATTTCGATCGCACAATCTTACGAAAAAGGAGGCGCTTCTTGTTTATCGGTGTTGACAGATGCGGAGTTTTTTCAAGGTAGTTTTGAGAATTTAGCAAAAGTAAGAAATGCGGTAAAATTGCCCTTATTATGTAAAGAATTTATCATTTATCCCTATCAAATTTATTTAGCGAGATTAAATGGTGCTGATGCGGTTTTATTGATTGCTTCTATTTTAAAAGACACCGATTTAAGATATTTTCTCAAAATAATTCACAGTTTAAAGATGACGGCATTAATTGAAGTTCATACTTTAGAAGAGCTCGATCGAGTTTTAACATTAGATGAAGTAAAATTAATTGGAATTAATAACCGTAATTTAGAAAATTTTGAGGTGAGTTTAGACACCACAAAAAATATTTTATCTGCTAGAAAAGAAACTATTATTAATAGGAATATTTTGATCGTTAGTGAATCGGGATTATACACAAAAAATGATCTTGATTTTGTGCAAAATGCTGGAGCAAATGCCGTTTTAATTGGAGAATCATTAATCAAACAAGATGATTTAGAATCAGCAATTAAAAATCTATATAAATAA
- the efp gene encoding elongation factor P, translated as MISSNDFRPGVSIELDGSVWKVVEFLHVKPGKGSAFVRTKLKNAQSGSVMEKTFRAGETVPQANLEKRTMQHTYKEGDQFVFMDMETFEEARLTEAQVGDRSKYLKEEMEVNILYWNTTVLDVELPTSVVLEVVETDPGLKGDTAAGGTKPAILETGAQIMVPLFIVIGEKIKVDTRNDSYLGRE; from the coding sequence ATGATTTCTAGTAACGATTTTCGTCCGGGTGTAAGTATTGAATTAGATGGTAGCGTTTGGAAAGTAGTAGAATTTTTACACGTTAAACCGGGTAAAGGTTCGGCTTTCGTGCGTACTAAATTGAAAAATGCTCAAAGTGGTAGCGTCATGGAAAAAACTTTCCGCGCTGGAGAAACTGTACCCCAAGCTAACCTTGAAAAACGTACCATGCAACACACCTACAAAGAAGGTGATCAATTTGTGTTCATGGATATGGAAACCTTTGAAGAAGCCCGTTTAACTGAAGCACAAGTAGGCGATCGATCGAAGTACCTTAAAGAAGAAATGGAAGTCAATATTCTTTACTGGAATACTACAGTGTTAGATGTAGAATTGCCCACTTCCGTTGTGTTAGAAGTAGTTGAAACCGATCCGGGATTAAAAGGTGACACCGCCGCAGGAGGCACAAAACCTGCTATCCTCGAAACAGGCGCACAAATTATGGTACCTCTATTTATTGTTATCGGGGAAAAAATTAAAGTGGATACCCGTAATGATAGTTACTTAGGTAGAGAGTAG
- the accB gene encoding acetyl-CoA carboxylase biotin carboxyl carrier protein — translation MPIDFNQLRDFIEAIAKTDITELAIKEGDFELTLQKNNSQNNTPVYTITPSPVTTVTETPKPVEVINTPAVTVDKPTSPKKGDNWIEITSPMVGTFYRAAAPGEAPFVEKGDRISNGHVVCIIEAMKLMNEIEAETSGQVMEILVENGEPVEYGQTLMLIAPN, via the coding sequence GTGCCAATAGATTTTAACCAACTACGAGATTTTATTGAGGCGATCGCTAAAACAGATATAACTGAATTAGCGATTAAAGAAGGAGATTTTGAGTTAACACTGCAAAAAAATAATTCCCAAAATAACACCCCAGTTTATACCATTACTCCTTCCCCCGTTACCACCGTAACAGAAACTCCCAAACCAGTAGAAGTTATCAATACTCCTGCTGTCACCGTTGATAAACCAACATCTCCCAAAAAAGGCGATAACTGGATAGAAATCACCTCTCCCATGGTGGGTACATTTTATCGTGCCGCCGCCCCCGGAGAAGCTCCTTTTGTGGAAAAGGGCGATCGAATTTCTAACGGTCATGTGGTATGTATAATAGAAGCCATGAAACTGATGAACGAAATTGAAGCAGAAACATCAGGGCAAGTAATGGAAATTTTAGTAGAAAATGGTGAGCCTGTTGAATATGGACAAACCTTGATGCTAATTGCTCCTAATTAA
- a CDS encoding XisI protein has translation MDKVTKYRQIICNFLTQQGKIMPLGETIESETIFDEKLALLRRSRWDRYLLIHLGWNGQKRIYSVLLHLEIKDDRVWIQENNTDISVSEILLEKGVNREDIILGLKPAFVRQYTGFGVA, from the coding sequence ATGGATAAAGTAACTAAATATCGTCAAATAATTTGTAATTTTTTAACTCAACAAGGAAAAATAATGCCTCTGGGAGAAACGATCGAATCTGAAACTATTTTTGATGAAAAGCTCGCGCTGCTTCGCAGATCCCGTTGGGATCGCTATTTATTAATACATTTAGGTTGGAATGGACAAAAAAGAATTTACTCAGTTTTATTACATTTAGAAATAAAAGACGATCGAGTCTGGATTCAAGAAAATAATACTGATATTTCGGTATCAGAAATTTTATTAGAAAAAGGGGTTAACAGAGAGGATATTATTTTAGGTTTAAAACCTGCTTTTGTGAGACAATATACAGGTTTTGGAGTCGCTTAA
- a CDS encoding XisH family protein, with translation MRVFNLIKDHWKITHDPLILKFGQYDQIQVDLDAEKILGAEKEDEKIAVEIKSFLSDSAISDFHGALGQFLNYHFVLEQKEPERILFLAVPSYAYESFFQRDLPQAIISRYNLKLVVYDPIEGLFVNG, from the coding sequence TTGAGAGTATTCAATTTAATCAAAGATCATTGGAAAATTACCCATGATCCATTAATTTTAAAGTTTGGACAATATGACCAAATTCAGGTAGATTTAGATGCTGAAAAAATATTAGGTGCTGAAAAAGAAGACGAAAAAATAGCAGTGGAAATTAAGAGTTTTTTAAGTGATTCTGCTATATCTGATTTTCATGGTGCTTTAGGGCAATTTCTTAATTATCATTTTGTTTTAGAACAAAAAGAGCCTGAAAGAATACTTTTTTTAGCAGTGCCAAGTTATGCTTATGAGTCTTTTTTTCAGCGAGATTTACCCCAAGCTATTATTAGTCGTTATAATTTAAAATTAGTAGTTTATGATCCTATTGAGGGGTTATTCGTCAATGGATAA
- a CDS encoding diflavin flavoprotein, translating into MVATPIKTTQRLTTQIEVIAPDTTTIRSLDWDRDRFDIEFGLQNGTTYNSYVIKGEKNALVDTSHLKFKQLYFDCLHQVINPQDIDYLIISHTEPDHSGLVKDLLEIAPHITVVASKVAIQFLEGFVHLDFKRQIVKNGDRLDLGNGHVMEFINAPNLHWPDTIFSYDHGTETLFTCDAFGMHYCSASLYDEHLADISPDYRFYYECLMAPNARSVLSAMKRMQELGEISMVANGHGPILKHNVKELLDRYHRWSNEQSKGEKTVAVFYISDYGYSDRISQAIAKGITKTGITVEMFDLNGTDIHEIPEIVGKSAGIVLGMPPLSDNTDISNKMGAILACVNNKQTIGLYESYGGDDEPIDPISRKLQDLGLTSAFTPIRIKDTPHENTYQLCEESGVDLGQMLTKKASISKRKALDSDLDKAIGRISGGLYIITAQKREAKGAMLASWVTQASFDPPGFTVAVAKDRAIESLLQVDDTFVLNILEEGKYQPLMKHFLKRFPPGADRFEGVKTQIATNLSPILSDALAYLECQVISRMDCGDHWVVYSNVTSGRVSKPDALTAVHHRKVGNYY; encoded by the coding sequence ATGGTGGCAACTCCCATTAAAACAACTCAACGTCTGACAACTCAAATAGAAGTTATTGCTCCAGATACTACCACAATTCGTTCTTTAGATTGGGATAGAGATCGCTTTGATATTGAATTTGGACTACAAAACGGCACTACTTATAATTCTTATGTAATTAAAGGAGAGAAAAACGCTTTAGTTGATACCTCTCACCTTAAATTTAAGCAACTATATTTTGATTGTCTGCACCAAGTTATTAATCCTCAAGATATTGACTATTTAATTATCTCTCACACTGAACCTGATCATAGTGGCTTGGTTAAGGATTTGTTAGAAATTGCTCCTCATATTACGGTGGTTGCGTCTAAAGTAGCGATTCAATTTTTAGAAGGATTTGTCCATCTTGATTTTAAACGACAAATAGTCAAAAACGGCGATCGACTTGATCTTGGTAATGGTCATGTAATGGAATTTATTAACGCGCCTAATTTACACTGGCCCGATACTATTTTTAGTTATGATCATGGTACAGAAACTCTTTTCACCTGCGATGCTTTTGGAATGCACTACTGTAGTGCTAGTTTGTACGATGAACATTTAGCCGATATTTCCCCAGACTACCGTTTCTATTATGAATGTTTGATGGCGCCTAATGCTCGATCGGTTTTATCCGCCATGAAGCGTATGCAGGAATTAGGAGAAATTTCCATGGTTGCCAATGGTCATGGACCCATTTTAAAGCATAATGTAAAAGAACTGCTCGATCGATACCACCGTTGGAGTAATGAGCAAAGTAAGGGAGAAAAAACCGTTGCCGTGTTCTATATCTCTGATTATGGTTATAGCGATCGAATTTCCCAAGCCATAGCCAAAGGTATTACTAAAACAGGCATTACCGTTGAAATGTTCGATCTCAATGGTACAGACATTCACGAAATCCCTGAAATTGTGGGAAAATCCGCAGGAATTGTCTTAGGAATGCCCCCTCTTTCCGATAACACAGACATTAGTAACAAAATGGGCGCAATTTTAGCCTGTGTGAATAACAAGCAAACCATTGGTTTATATGAATCCTACGGCGGTGATGACGAGCCGATCGATCCTATTTCTCGTAAGTTACAGGATTTAGGCTTAACCTCTGCTTTCACTCCCATTCGTATCAAAGACACTCCCCACGAAAATACTTATCAACTGTGTGAAGAATCAGGAGTTGACTTAGGGCAGATGTTGACGAAAAAAGCCAGTATCAGTAAAAGAAAAGCCCTTGACAGCGATTTAGACAAAGCCATCGGGCGTATTAGCGGAGGATTGTACATTATCACCGCCCAAAAACGAGAGGCAAAGGGTGCTATGTTGGCTTCATGGGTAACACAAGCCAGTTTTGATCCCCCCGGATTTACCGTAGCAGTTGCTAAAGATCGTGCGATCGAATCATTACTACAAGTCGATGATACTTTCGTTTTAAACATCCTTGAGGAAGGCAAATATCAGCCTCTGATGAAGCATTTTCTCAAACGATTCCCCCCCGGTGCCGATCGTTTTGAAGGGGTTAAAACTCAAATAGCCACCAATCTATCGCCCATTTTAAGCGATGCCTTAGCCTACCTTGAATGTCAAGTTATCAGTCGTATGGACTGCGGAGATCATTGGGTAGTATATAGTAATGTCACCAGTGGAAGGGTATCAAAACCCGATGCTTTAACCGCAGTGCATCATCGCAAAGTCGGTAATTATTACTAA
- a CDS encoding DUF2079 domain-containing protein produces the protein MENQIKKKEIYSILTVSGLFLIITLGLALNRYYTFFASYDQGIFNQIFWNNLHFNFYHSSLASAISTHVTSGEELPRVDDSYLGHHFTPNLLLWLPIYYLFPSPATLVVIQVLLIVGAGVVLYFLAREYIEHSIALLIVMGFYSSIAILVPTLSNFDNISQLPILVFSLLLSLEKRNWWLFSLFALLILGVRQEAGLNLFGVGIYLIASKRYPRQGLLICLISFLYMMVITNIIMPEFTEDVGKRLMVDKFGKYIKGDNPSTLAVIWGMITQPWLVIWELISPIGKTVEYLIGQWLALALIPAVSPTAWIISIFPLLTPLLGQGKSVLSLNIRYAMMVVPGLFYGAILWWGGQSFRNFQQNINQFQPRKLTLKFKRFWISCICISLLLGFTSSTTELSRAFYFLLPDSFQPWVYVSLPRQWQHSANIYQLLEQIPKDASVSSTNNIIAHLSSRRAVIRLPNIEFINDNNEAKKVDYIIADLGELERYAVVFDKEKGWLEAINYLINELTKNKEYQIIDSKDNVILLRRNVGNT, from the coding sequence ATGGAAAATCAAATTAAAAAAAAAGAGATATATTCAATACTTACGGTTAGTGGTTTATTTTTAATCATTACTTTAGGTTTAGCCTTAAATCGTTACTATACGTTTTTTGCTTCCTATGATCAAGGAATTTTTAATCAAATTTTTTGGAATAATTTACACTTTAATTTCTATCATAGTTCTTTAGCTTCGGCTATTTCTACCCATGTCACCAGTGGAGAGGAATTACCCAGAGTTGATGACAGTTATCTGGGGCATCATTTCACGCCGAATCTATTACTTTGGTTGCCTATCTATTATCTTTTTCCTTCTCCTGCGACTTTAGTTGTTATACAAGTTTTATTGATTGTGGGGGCTGGAGTTGTCTTATACTTTTTAGCAAGAGAATATATTGAACATTCGATCGCACTTTTAATTGTAATGGGTTTTTACAGTTCGATCGCAATTTTAGTGCCAACTCTTTCCAACTTTGACAATATTTCCCAATTGCCGATTTTAGTCTTCAGTTTATTACTAAGTTTAGAAAAGCGAAATTGGTGGTTATTTAGTCTTTTTGCTTTACTAATTTTAGGAGTGAGACAAGAGGCAGGATTAAATTTATTTGGGGTAGGAATTTATTTAATTGCTAGTAAACGTTATCCCCGTCAAGGCTTATTAATTTGTTTAATTTCCTTTCTTTATATGATGGTAATAACGAATATAATTATGCCCGAATTTACCGAAGATGTCGGTAAAAGACTTATGGTAGATAAATTTGGGAAATATATAAAAGGAGATAATCCTTCTACTTTAGCAGTAATTTGGGGCATGATAACCCAACCTTGGTTAGTAATTTGGGAATTAATTTCACCTATAGGCAAAACTGTAGAATATTTAATTGGACAATGGTTAGCTTTAGCTTTAATTCCTGCGGTTTCTCCTACGGCTTGGATTATCTCAATTTTTCCTTTATTAACACCATTGTTAGGGCAAGGAAAATCCGTTTTATCTCTTAATATTCGTTACGCTATGATGGTTGTACCCGGATTATTTTATGGTGCTATTTTATGGTGGGGAGGACAAAGTTTTCGTAATTTTCAACAAAATATTAATCAATTTCAACCAAGAAAATTAACCCTAAAATTTAAACGATTTTGGATTAGTTGTATTTGTATATCTTTATTATTAGGTTTTACATCTAGCACAACGGAATTAAGTAGAGCTTTTTATTTTCTATTACCTGATTCTTTTCAACCTTGGGTATATGTTTCTTTACCTCGTCAATGGCAACATTCTGCTAATATCTATCAACTTTTAGAGCAAATTCCAAAGGATGCAAGTGTTAGCAGTACGAATAATATTATTGCTCATCTTTCTAGCCGTAGAGCGGTAATTCGTTTACCTAATATAGAATTTATTAATGATAATAATGAAGCTAAAAAAGTCGATTATATTATCGCTGATTTAGGAGAATTAGAACGTTATGCAGTGGTTTTTGACAAGGAAAAAGGTTGGTTAGAAGCGATTAATTATTTAATTAATGAGCTTACTAAAAATAAAGAATATCAGATAATTGATAGTAAAGATAATGTTATTTTACTGAGGCGAAATGTGGGTAATACCTGA
- a CDS encoding 2-isopropylmalate synthase, giving the protein MTNQLDRIIIFDTTLRDGEQSPGASLNVDEKLTIARALAKLGVDVIEAGFPHASQGDFNAVQRIAETVGTQSGPTICGLARATKQDIKSAGEALQPAFKRRIHTFLATSDIHLEYKLKKTRADVLAIVPEMVAYAKTFTDDVEFSPEDAGRSDPEFLYQVLELAIKAGATTVNIPDTVGYTTPSEYGAIIKGIKDNVPNIDQAIISVHGHNDLGLAVANFLEAVKNGARQLECTINGIGERAGNAALEELVMALHVRRQYFNPFLGRDVNSIEPLTNIDTKQIYKTSRLVSNLTGMIVQPNKAIVGANAFAHESGIHQDGVLKNRLTYEIMDAESIGLTTNQIVLGKLSGRNAFRSRLVELGFELSEDDLNKAFLRFKEVADKKREITDWDLEAIVNDEIQQPPELFRLELVQVSCGDHSSPTATITLRTPDGSELSDAAIGTGPVDAVYKAINRVVQIPNELIEYSVKSVTAGIDAMGEVTIRLKHENKTYSGYAANTDVIVASARAYISALNRLYATIEIKKELTPTT; this is encoded by the coding sequence ATGACAAATCAGCTCGATCGAATTATTATATTTGATACCACATTGCGCGATGGTGAGCAATCTCCGGGTGCTAGTTTAAATGTAGATGAAAAATTGACCATTGCCCGTGCTTTAGCTAAATTGGGAGTGGATGTGATTGAAGCAGGTTTTCCCCATGCTAGTCAAGGGGATTTTAATGCAGTACAACGTATTGCTGAAACCGTTGGAACTCAATCTGGCCCTACTATTTGCGGTTTAGCAAGGGCAACCAAACAGGACATCAAAAGTGCAGGAGAAGCCCTCCAACCTGCCTTTAAACGCCGTATTCATACCTTTCTCGCAACTTCTGATATTCACCTTGAATATAAATTAAAGAAAACCCGTGCTGATGTACTAGCGATCGTACCTGAAATGGTAGCCTATGCGAAAACCTTTACCGATGACGTGGAATTTTCCCCCGAAGATGCAGGAAGAAGTGATCCCGAATTTTTGTATCAAGTGCTAGAATTAGCTATTAAAGCAGGGGCGACTACCGTTAATATTCCTGATACCGTAGGTTATACAACTCCTAGCGAATACGGTGCTATCATCAAAGGTATTAAAGATAATGTACCGAACATTGACCAAGCAATTATATCCGTTCATGGTCACAATGATCTCGGTTTGGCGGTGGCTAACTTCCTCGAAGCTGTGAAAAATGGAGCAAGACAGTTAGAATGTACTATTAACGGTATCGGAGAAAGAGCAGGAAATGCCGCACTCGAAGAATTGGTAATGGCGCTTCATGTACGCCGTCAATATTTTAACCCCTTCTTGGGTCGTGATGTCAACTCGATCGAACCCTTAACCAACATCGACACCAAACAAATTTACAAAACCTCTCGTTTAGTTTCTAACTTGACGGGGATGATTGTACAACCGAATAAAGCCATTGTGGGGGCGAATGCGTTTGCCCATGAGTCGGGAATCCATCAAGATGGAGTGTTGAAAAACCGCCTCACCTATGAGATTATGGACGCAGAATCCATCGGACTTACTACGAATCAAATTGTACTAGGTAAACTGTCAGGACGTAATGCTTTTCGTAGCCGTTTAGTAGAGTTGGGATTTGAATTGTCAGAAGATGACTTAAACAAAGCCTTTTTGCGCTTTAAAGAAGTCGCCGACAAAAAACGAGAAATCACCGATTGGGATTTAGAAGCGATTGTCAACGATGAAATTCAACAACCCCCCGAATTATTCCGTCTGGAGTTGGTACAAGTATCCTGTGGTGATCATTCTTCTCCTACTGCTACAATTACCCTGAGAACTCCTGATGGTAGTGAATTGAGCGATGCCGCCATTGGTACAGGTCCTGTGGACGCAGTATATAAAGCAATCAATCGTGTTGTGCAAATTCCTAACGAATTAATCGAGTATTCAGTAAAATCCGTAACTGCGGGTATTGATGCTATGGGAGAAGTAACTATTCGTTTAAAACATGAGAATAAAACTTACTCAGGTTATGCCGCTAATACTGATGTCATTGTAGCTTCTGCTCGTGCCTATATTAGCGCCTTAAATCGTCTTTACGCTACGATCGAAATCAAAAAAGAGTTGACTCCTACAACTTAG
- a CDS encoding DJ-1/PfpI family protein yields MSKGKIAVLIEEHFDATEYKRFNEFFPEKGYEVEYISHLWGNKSLRFGSNPENDIIEFHVDVTTEINDVSPSDYKGIICIGAYAMDRLRYQVTVKKGEKNKAPAVEFLRKAVTEDKVKLGTICHSLWLFCADTDLIKGKKVTCAHNIICDVENAGAEIIYDKDVTVDLVIDGNLITGKHPGVVEEFMVVFVEEIEKA; encoded by the coding sequence ATGTCTAAAGGTAAAATCGCTGTACTTATTGAAGAACATTTCGACGCTACAGAATATAAGCGTTTTAATGAATTTTTCCCAGAAAAGGGTTATGAAGTAGAATATATCTCTCATTTATGGGGGAATAAATCCCTCCGATTTGGCTCTAATCCTGAAAATGATATTATTGAATTTCATGTTGATGTAACAACAGAAATAAATGATGTTTCTCCTTCCGATTATAAGGGGATAATTTGCATAGGTGCTTATGCCATGGATAGATTACGTTATCAAGTAACGGTGAAAAAAGGCGAAAAAAATAAAGCACCAGCAGTGGAATTTTTGCGTAAAGCAGTAACGGAAGATAAAGTTAAATTGGGTACAATTTGCCATAGTTTATGGTTATTTTGTGCTGACACTGATTTAATTAAAGGCAAAAAAGTTACCTGCGCCCATAATATTATCTGTGATGTGGAAAATGCAGGAGCAGAAATTATTTATGACAAAGATGTTACCGTAGATTTAGTTATTGATGGCAACTTAATTACGGGTAAACATCCGGGGGTTGTGGAAGAATTTATGGTGGTGTTTGTGGAAGAAATAGAAAAGGCTTAA
- a CDS encoding AGE family epimerase/isomerase — MTVSIDFPFSDLIAGYVTSYDKDKDVFTLKTSDEREFKVLISPMAYAKVIQNFDEGYPDATGSMRSMLEVDRFLFVYGVFYPDSEYFDAKQIIFAGRKKHEFVFEKQNWWINQINALGKFYLKAQFGDGEFDYRKYRTTLNLSGIQSQTSFRQETDTISRLVYGFATAFLMTGNDSFLKAAENGTEYLREHMKFEDLDEGIIYWYHGIDVNGDREEKIFASEFGDDYDAIPAYEQIYALAGPIQTYRCTGDPRIMADTEKTIKLFNEFFLDKGEHGSYFSHLDPIMLDPLSDTLGRNQGRKNWNSVGDHAPAYLINLWLATGKQEYADMLEDTFDTIAQHFPDFENSPFVQEKFYQDWTPDQTWGWQQNRGVVGHNYKIAWNLMRMQSLKSKPEYVELAKKIADLMNEHGSDRQRGGCYDVVERIVPEGEKYHRYVWHDRKPWWQQEQMILAYFILSGVIEQPLKN, encoded by the coding sequence ATGACGGTTTCGATCGATTTTCCCTTTTCAGACTTAATCGCTGGTTATGTCACCAGTTACGACAAAGACAAAGATGTTTTCACCCTCAAAACCTCCGATGAAAGAGAGTTTAAGGTGTTAATTAGCCCTATGGCTTACGCTAAAGTCATTCAAAATTTTGATGAAGGTTATCCTGATGCGACAGGAAGTATGCGATCGATGTTAGAAGTTGATCGATTTTTGTTTGTTTACGGTGTATTTTATCCTGATAGTGAATACTTCGATGCGAAACAAATTATATTTGCAGGACGTAAAAAACACGAATTTGTCTTTGAAAAACAAAACTGGTGGATTAATCAAATCAATGCTTTAGGCAAATTTTACCTTAAAGCGCAATTTGGCGATGGTGAATTTGACTATCGTAAATATCGCACCACTCTTAATTTGAGTGGTATTCAATCTCAAACTAGCTTCCGTCAAGAAACCGATACTATCTCTCGTTTAGTCTATGGTTTCGCCACCGCATTTTTAATGACAGGTAATGATAGTTTTCTCAAAGCCGCTGAAAATGGTACAGAATATCTCAGAGAACACATGAAATTTGAGGATTTAGACGAAGGGATCATTTACTGGTATCATGGTATCGATGTTAACGGCGATCGAGAAGAAAAGATTTTCGCTTCAGAATTTGGCGATGACTACGACGCAATTCCTGCCTACGAACAAATTTACGCCCTCGCAGGACCAATACAAACCTACCGTTGTACAGGCGATCCTCGTATTATGGCGGATACAGAAAAAACTATCAAACTTTTTAACGAATTTTTCTTAGATAAAGGCGAACACGGTAGTTATTTTTCCCACCTCGATCCTATCATGTTAGACCCCCTCAGCGACACTTTAGGACGCAATCAAGGTCGTAAAAACTGGAACTCCGTAGGGGATCACGCTCCCGCCTATTTAATCAATCTCTGGTTAGCTACGGGCAAACAGGAGTATGCTGATATGTTAGAGGATACCTTTGATACCATCGCACAACACTTCCCTGATTTTGAAAATAGCCCTTTTGTACAAGAAAAATTCTACCAAGATTGGACACCCGATCAAACTTGGGGGTGGCAACAAAATCGAGGGGTAGTAGGGCATAACTATAAAATTGCTTGGAATTTGATGCGGATGCAAAGCCTCAAATCTAAACCTGAGTATGTAGAATTGGCGAAAAAAATCGCTGACTTGATGAACGAACATGGGAGCGATCGACAACGGGGAGGATGCTATGATGTAGTAGAAAGAATTGTCCCCGAAGGTGAAAAATATCATCGTTACGTTTGGCACGATCGCAAACCTTGGTGGCAACAAGAACAAATGATCTTAGCCTACTTCATTTTATCAGGGGTTATTGAACAGCCCTTGAAAAATTAG